A single genomic interval of Paraglaciecola mesophila harbors:
- a CDS encoding DNA/RNA non-specific endonuclease yields the protein MKISRIVLGLGLSLLISSHLVHAKSRNCNASEKAQGNAYLLRIESDQALKASLIREHLPLGIPQSFVHSSTEEVLVNGGYVMAYDHDLRTSLWTGYHLTLADRDGVKGKDRVNCFRPDPRIETDGPVLSDYKEPVFDRGHLANDADLKDELIEQINSYVMTNMSPQQCRFNRGIWLSAENLVRQWASRYKDIYVITGAVYDQDGDRLRDADS from the coding sequence ATGAAGATTAGTCGTATTGTGCTTGGCCTTGGGTTGAGCCTCTTAATCAGCTCGCACTTAGTACATGCTAAGTCCCGAAATTGTAATGCATCAGAGAAAGCGCAGGGCAATGCCTACTTGTTGCGTATTGAGTCTGACCAAGCGCTTAAAGCAAGCCTTATCCGTGAGCATTTGCCACTTGGAATACCTCAATCCTTCGTGCATTCCTCAACCGAAGAAGTCTTGGTAAATGGTGGCTATGTTATGGCATATGACCATGATCTGCGCACCTCATTATGGACAGGGTATCACCTGACATTGGCCGATCGAGACGGCGTAAAGGGAAAAGATCGCGTGAATTGTTTTCGACCTGATCCGCGAATTGAGACTGACGGGCCTGTATTGTCCGATTATAAAGAGCCAGTTTTTGACCGCGGCCACTTGGCCAACGACGCGGATCTAAAAGATGAACTGATAGAGCAAATTAATTCTTACGTTATGACCAATATGTCGCCCCAGCAATGCCGCTTCAACAGGGGGATCTGGTTATCAGCAGAGAACTTGGTTAGGCAGTGGGCGAGCCGTTACAAGGACATATACGTCATTACAGGCGCCGTTTATGATCAAGACGGTGATAGATTACGAGACGCTGATAGTTGA
- a CDS encoding EAL domain-containing protein, with product MNNTMHNTESMMAAIDGITLPIILLDRMGAICNFNLGAATLFGITAKHAVGKNINALCSDITMPDVNVQGNTQTYELKARITRTSKSHWLRITSSKAPNVEDSSVLMIIRDITNEIESRKQQNLFQTVTDYFDKALMILDCDYKVIQINKAFTNIFGYTSSEIYGLRPRDKLFKETISPEDERKIDVFNATKEPFDFTVSTLTKTNQEVWANFTCSQMSEDWVIDEKAYYVVFISDVTQAKQLEELKRVGLTMLSTSDPLKAFTSFASIYAPPLLNGLQPKFAMLNGQSFSASRVNELSKAHYVHYSKIPDLHPWLKSFAKDKLIYSTPLTSKSGRLIGLILLPVVHPERLDEHQIEALTILAQLGGLALQHHGALTKIDRLTQYDSLTGLFNSRYMEQFVHQELSKNTDEVAVISLGICNLELITEPCGSQAADRVILETAKRLKTTAGRASHISRAESGEFFLVTKLMDMDSLRMLCEVLLGSTTQVLEVNEYSIEIETCAGIAFGQAENFKALCDQAHIAKNRAHIGTYGFFDEGMNGVSKERLLLSYSLKKAINDSQLKLFYQPQVCLKTMRVMGVEALARWYSPEHGNVSPEKFIQLAEKIGEIDRVSMWAIKAACEQMAYWRTIGVSVPTVSVNLSQLNLNIDGLDQYVDRILKSYHLPASCLILELTETATSELTPSKMTMILALRDIGVRLSMDDFGTGFSTLANLASLPVSEIKIDKSFVQAIATDERFNVLVSSIIDMGNKLGLTVVAEGVESKQQLDLLRSYNCPIIQGFIYSKAVTADELTLLVKKNAFNSKIKGIPCASPRSQYDRFTQMPELYFNRTPL from the coding sequence ATGAATAATACAATGCACAATACTGAGTCAATGATGGCTGCGATAGATGGCATCACTCTCCCGATCATATTGCTAGATAGAATGGGAGCAATTTGTAACTTTAACCTTGGTGCAGCTACGCTGTTTGGAATCACTGCAAAGCATGCAGTAGGTAAAAATATAAATGCGCTATGTTCAGACATCACTATGCCCGATGTGAATGTTCAAGGAAATACACAGACCTATGAGCTAAAAGCCCGGATAACCCGCACTAGTAAATCGCATTGGTTGCGCATCACCTCCTCAAAGGCACCTAACGTAGAAGATAGTTCGGTGTTAATGATTATACGTGACATAACGAATGAAATTGAATCTCGTAAGCAACAGAACTTATTCCAAACGGTCACAGATTATTTTGATAAGGCTTTAATGATTTTGGACTGTGATTATAAAGTTATTCAGATCAACAAAGCCTTCACTAATATATTTGGTTATACATCATCCGAGATTTATGGCTTACGCCCGAGAGATAAGCTGTTCAAGGAAACAATCAGCCCAGAAGATGAGCGCAAAATTGATGTGTTCAACGCCACAAAAGAGCCCTTTGACTTTACGGTATCGACATTAACAAAAACTAATCAAGAAGTGTGGGCTAACTTTACATGTAGTCAGATGAGCGAAGATTGGGTTATTGATGAAAAGGCATATTACGTTGTCTTTATTTCTGATGTGACTCAAGCGAAGCAGCTGGAAGAGTTAAAGCGCGTTGGATTGACAATGTTATCTACTTCAGACCCACTGAAGGCTTTCACATCGTTCGCCTCCATTTACGCACCGCCATTATTAAATGGCCTCCAGCCCAAATTCGCTATGCTAAATGGACAATCATTTAGCGCTAGTCGCGTGAACGAATTAAGCAAGGCTCATTACGTCCATTATTCGAAAATTCCAGACCTTCACCCTTGGTTAAAATCATTTGCCAAAGATAAGCTGATATACAGCACGCCTTTGACCAGTAAGTCTGGTCGACTAATAGGGCTTATTTTATTGCCGGTAGTCCATCCAGAGAGATTGGACGAACATCAAATTGAAGCGTTAACTATTTTGGCTCAACTGGGAGGGCTTGCGTTACAGCATCATGGTGCTTTAACGAAAATTGATCGGCTAACTCAATATGATTCATTAACCGGTTTGTTCAATAGCCGATACATGGAGCAATTTGTCCACCAAGAGCTCTCTAAAAACACTGATGAGGTTGCAGTGATATCGTTGGGGATTTGCAACTTAGAGCTTATAACTGAGCCTTGCGGCTCTCAGGCTGCTGATAGAGTCATCTTAGAGACAGCGAAGCGCTTAAAAACAACCGCTGGACGAGCCAGCCATATATCTCGAGCGGAATCGGGAGAGTTTTTTCTAGTCACTAAACTTATGGATATGGATAGTTTAAGGATGCTGTGCGAAGTACTTTTAGGTTCAACTACTCAAGTCCTAGAAGTAAATGAATACAGTATCGAGATTGAAACGTGCGCTGGAATTGCTTTTGGTCAAGCAGAAAACTTTAAAGCCCTTTGTGACCAAGCACACATAGCAAAAAATCGAGCCCATATTGGGACCTATGGTTTCTTTGACGAGGGAATGAATGGTGTATCAAAAGAGCGTTTGTTGCTTAGTTACAGCTTAAAAAAAGCAATCAATGACTCCCAGCTGAAACTTTTTTATCAGCCCCAAGTATGCCTTAAGACAATGCGGGTGATGGGGGTTGAAGCACTAGCCAGATGGTATAGCCCTGAGCATGGAAATGTTTCTCCCGAAAAATTCATTCAATTAGCTGAAAAAATTGGGGAAATAGATAGGGTATCAATGTGGGCAATTAAAGCCGCCTGCGAGCAAATGGCATATTGGCGCACTATTGGTGTGTCTGTCCCGACCGTATCAGTAAACTTGTCGCAGCTTAATTTAAATATTGATGGTCTAGACCAATACGTTGACCGGATTCTAAAGTCGTATCACTTACCAGCAAGTTGCTTGATCCTAGAGCTGACAGAAACGGCGACATCCGAGTTAACTCCAAGCAAAATGACCATGATATTGGCCCTAAGAGATATTGGAGTACGACTATCAATGGATGATTTTGGTACGGGGTTCTCAACTTTAGCGAACCTGGCATCGTTACCAGTATCGGAAATAAAAATTGATAAGTCCTTTGTGCAGGCCATCGCCACTGATGAGCGATTTAATGTATTGGTTTCTAGTATTATCGACATGGGGAATAAGCTTGGGCTAACTGTGGTTGCAGAAGGCGTCGAGAGCAAGCAACAGCTTGATTTGCTCCGTTCTTATAATTGCCCTATTATTCAGGGATTTATTTACTCAAAAGCAGTTACTGCGGATGAGTTGACTCTTTTAGTTAAAAAGAACGCCTTCAATTCCAAAATAAAGGGCATACCTTGTGCCTCTCCTAGAAGTCAATATGACCGGTTTACTCAAATGCCTGAGTTATATTTTAATAGAACACCCCTCTAA
- a CDS encoding HU family DNA-binding protein: MNKQNVIEIMALASGITQREAKLALNAFTDAVQVTLQNNGKVSLVGFGNFSTRHRAERIGRNPQTGEPLTIPTATIPEFKASKCLKDSCNNL, from the coding sequence ATGAATAAACAGAATGTAATAGAAATCATGGCGTTAGCCTCTGGTATCACACAGCGCGAAGCCAAATTAGCTCTCAATGCATTTACCGACGCAGTTCAAGTAACGCTACAAAATAATGGCAAGGTGAGTCTCGTTGGCTTCGGCAACTTCTCTACGCGCCATCGTGCTGAACGCATTGGCCGTAATCCTCAAACGGGGGAGCCATTGACAATCCCCACCGCTACTATCCCTGAATTTAAGGCCAGCAAATGCCTCAAAGATTCATGCAATAATCTGTGA
- a CDS encoding DUF6265 family protein has product MIKKSLLCLLMLVCFNVLAEGKFPNLMFLDDKQQSPRANLTAVNWLTGHWRGEAFGGLVEEVWSPPYGWQHDGRI; this is encoded by the coding sequence ATGATTAAGAAAAGTCTGCTTTGTTTACTTATGCTGGTTTGTTTTAATGTATTAGCTGAAGGCAAATTCCCAAACCTGATGTTCCTAGACGATAAGCAGCAATCACCTCGTGCAAATCTCACTGCGGTGAACTGGCTGACAGGCCATTGGCGCGGCGAAGCGTTTGGTGGGTTAGTGGAAGAGGTGTGGTCCCCCCCCTATGGGTGGCAGCATGATGGGCGCATTTAA
- a CDS encoding DUF6265 family protein, which yields MMGAFKLVVEDQVQFYEIETISQVNDTLMFRLKHFNKDLTGWEEKDKTVDFKLVKVTDNKVYFNGLTLERINDNEINIYVAIEQEGNTTEEKFNYKRVE from the coding sequence ATGATGGGCGCATTTAAGCTGGTGGTTGAAGACCAAGTACAATTCTACGAAATTGAAACCATATCACAGGTCAATGATACGCTTATGTTCAGGTTGAAGCACTTCAATAAAGACCTAACAGGCTGGGAAGAGAAAGACAAAACGGTCGATTTCAAATTAGTCAAAGTCACAGACAATAAAGTCTACTTCAACGGTTTGACTCTTGAGCGAATCAACGACAATGAAATAAATATTTATGTGGCCATTGAGCAAGAGGGCAACACCACGGAAGAAAAGTTTAATTATAAAAGGGTTGAGTGA
- a CDS encoding tyrosine-type recombinase/integrase has translation MSYFTESTSPLRQRMIEDMTMRRLSPKTQIGYIRGGKKLAAYLKRSPEDVTAEELRQFQLALAEQGASNITINATLSGLKFLFHKTLNRLDVMLKVSTVPVPRKLPTVLSKEEVKQLIDATHSIKYKAAFSVAYGAGLRIGELVALKVTDIDSSRMLLRIEQGKGKKDRMAMLSPMLLTTLRQWYKHAKAHHLMLNGGWLFPGQNPLNPIGTRQLSRACKSACIDAGLTKKVSMHTLRHSFATHLLEDKVDIRVIQTLLGHSKLETTALYAQVASKLLQEVVSPLDTLAS, from the coding sequence ATGAGTTATTTTACAGAAAGCACCAGTCCTTTACGTCAGCGCATGATTGAAGACATGACCATGCGTAGGCTCAGTCCCAAAACGCAAATCGGCTACATCAGAGGTGGGAAGAAACTCGCCGCGTATTTGAAACGCTCGCCAGAAGATGTCACGGCTGAAGAACTACGGCAATTCCAACTCGCGCTGGCCGAGCAAGGCGCATCTAACATCACCATCAACGCCACGTTATCGGGTTTAAAGTTCTTATTTCATAAGACCCTGAATCGACTCGATGTGATGCTCAAAGTTAGCACCGTGCCGGTGCCAAGGAAGTTGCCTACGGTCTTGAGTAAAGAGGAGGTTAAGCAACTGATTGATGCCACCCATAGTATCAAATACAAAGCTGCATTCTCGGTCGCGTATGGGGCTGGGTTGCGGATTGGCGAACTGGTTGCGCTGAAGGTGACGGATATCGACAGTTCTCGCATGCTGTTGCGCATTGAGCAAGGCAAAGGCAAGAAAGACAGGATGGCGATGTTGTCGCCAATGCTGTTGACCACCCTTCGCCAATGGTACAAACATGCCAAAGCGCATCACTTGATGCTTAACGGCGGTTGGTTGTTTCCGGGACAAAATCCCCTCAACCCAATCGGCACCCGTCAGCTCAGTCGTGCGTGTAAATCAGCGTGTATTGACGCCGGGCTGACTAAAAAAGTCTCCATGCATACGCTTCGGCACAGTTTCGCCACGCACTTACTGGAAGATAAAGTCGATATCCGGGTCATCCAAACCTTGTTGGGGCATAGTAAACTGGAGACCACCGCTTTGTATGCGCAAGTCGCCAGCAAACTGTTGCAAGAGGTGGTCAGTCCGCTAGATACATTGGCATCGTGA